DNA sequence from the Acidobacteriota bacterium genome:
CGCACGCGGCAGTCGGTGCTGGCGCGCGAGTACAGCGGGAGCGCCGCCAACCCTCGGCAGTACGCGCACACCGTCGCGGACGAGATCCACCAGCACCAGCGCGCGCTGCGCGGCGTGGCGCGCACGAAGCTGACCTTCTCGTCGGACCGCGACGGCGAGCGGCTCGGCGGGCCGATCGAGAATCGATCGATCCAGGAGATCTACATCGCCGACTACGACGGCGCGAACCAGCGCCGGGTCACGGTGAACCGGACGCTCAACATCACCCCGGTGTGGTCGCCGGACGGCCGCGCGATCGCGTACACCTCTTACCGCCGCGGGTTCCCCGACGTGTTCGTGTCGTTCATCTACCAGGGCAAGCTCGAGCGCCCGGCCAACGGCACCGATCGCATCCACAACTTCCTGCCGGCGTGGTCGCCCGACGGGGCGCGGCTCGCCTTCACGTCGAACCGCGACGGCAACTCCGAGATCTACGTCGCGAACGCGGACGGCTCGGGCCTCCGCCGCCTGACCAACCACCCGGCGATCGACAGCACGCCGACCTGGTCCCCCACGGCGCAGCAGGTCGCGTTTACGTCGGACCGCAGCGGCTCGCCGCAGATCTACATCGTCGGCGTCGACGGGGTCGGGTTGCGCCGGATTACCGCCGAGTCGTACTGCGACCGCGCGACGTGGTCGGTTGCGCCGTTCAACGAGATCGCGTACACCTGCCGGTCGGGCGGCGGATACGACATCAAGGT
Encoded proteins:
- the tolB gene encoding Tol-Pal system beta propeller repeat protein TolB, whose protein sequence is MKLRILLSTVLAAAAGVAAHQVQPPQPVPPPPPPQQTEVQLVISGPTGGPPKYGVPEFLALSSDRETVEAARTVADVLFKDLEFEREFYLIPRDTYRSIPAAASIDTPPFDRWLELGADALVLGSVQRSASGGLQVRVKLYNVRTRQSVLAREYSGSAANPRQYAHTVADEIHQHQRALRGVARTKLTFSSDRDGERLGGPIENRSIQEIYIADYDGANQRRVTVNRTLNITPVWSPDGRAIAYTSYRRGFPDVFVSFIYQGKLERPANGTDRIHNFLPAWSPDGARLAFTSNRDGNSEIYVANADGSGLRRLTNHPAIDSTPTWSPTAQQVAFTSDRSGSPQIYIVGVDGVGLRRITAESYCDRATWSVAPFNEIAYTCRSGGGYDIKVYDVATGTSRQITFGEGSNESPAFAPNGRHLAFTSTRNGKTQVFTIARDGRDLRQITNSGNNRFPGWSQ